The Pagrus major chromosome 10, Pma_NU_1.0 genome contains a region encoding:
- the LOC141003857 gene encoding RNA-binding protein 4.1-like isoform X1 — MVKIFIGNLSPDTTSDELRSLFSQYGKIAECTIVKNFGFVHMDDKAEAEEAISNLHHYELNGQPMNVELSRGKSRGSTKLHVGNIACTNQELRAKFEEFGSVLECDIVKNYAFVHMDRMEDAMEAINQLDNTAFKGKLMSVKLSTSRLRTAPGMGDRSGCYRCGQEGHWSKECPLDQNGYHRNGSEPKSDGYDAPRFGGRGRSRGYHPDFSGDPDYGAGYAPVHGFSRGSGHSSSMAGYRRGAGYEGAMRYGPHPGYGISAVAEHSMARMYGSEAAYRSNGSLYGAVPAYPMRRSPYEERDPYGVVDYYEKYRANSYGGSYFEERRAVPMPGPSTSSSTALMRERLPPSSLDPYECPLPPPPAPVSSYYARDRSPIRRVPAEADGYAYERSRLSPVPTHPRSSTYDHPRDPGTERARYTY, encoded by the exons ATGGTGAAAATATTCATCGGAAATTTGTCCCCAGACACAACATCAGATGAACTTCGCTCCCTCTTCTCCCAATATGGCAAGATTGCAGAATGCACTATTGTCAAGAACTTTGGCTTTGTGCACATGGATGAcaaagcagaggcagaggaagCCATCAGCAACCTCCACCATTATGAGCTAAATGGCCAACCCATGAACGTCGAATTGAGCCGTGGCAAGTCAAGAGGATCCACTAAACTGCATGTTGGCAACATTGCCTGTACCAACCAGGAGCTAAGGGCCAAGTTTGAAGAGTTCGGTTCTGTGTTGGAGTGTGACATAGTAAAAAACTATGCTTTTGTTCACATGGACCGAATGGAGGATGCAATGGAGGCCATTAATCAGTTAGACAACACAGCTTTTAAAG gCAAACTGATGAGCGTGAAGCTTTCGACTAGCCGCCTGCGTACTGCGCCGGGAATGGGAGACAGATCGGGTTGTTATCGTTGCGGGCAGGAAGGCCACTGGTCCAAAGAATGCCCTCTAGACCAAAATGGCTACCACAGAAACGGCTCAGAGCCAAAGTCTGATGGATATGATGCCCCGAGATTTGGCGGGCGTGGTCGCAGCAGGGGTTATCATCCGGACTTCAGTGGCGATCCTGATTATGGTGCCGGCTATGCTCCAGTACATGGTTTTTCCCGGGGTTCtggtcacagcagcagcatggcAGGGTACAGAAGGGGCGCAGGCTACGAGGGTGCAATGAGATACGGGCCGCACCCAGGTTACGGCATAAGCGCTGTTGCTGAACATAGCATGGCTCGGATGTATGGCAGCGAGGCGGCATACAGGAGCAACGGCTCACTCTATGGCGCGGTACCAGCCTACCCGATGCGACGGTCGCCTTACGAGGAAAGAGATCCGTACGGGGTCGTGGACTACTACGAGAAGTACAGGGCCAATTCTTACGGAGGCAGTTATTTCGAAGAACGTCGCGCCGTCCCTATGCCTGGTCCATCAACATCCTCCTCCACAGCTTTAATGAGGGAGCGTCTGCCCCCCTCTAGCCTCGACCCATATGAGTgcccccttcctcctccaccagcccCGGTCTCCTCATACTATGCACGTGACCGGAGTCCGATTCGGAGAGTCCCTGCTGAGGCAGATGGATATGCATATGAGCGTTCGCGCCTTTCCCCGGTGCCCACCCACCCAAGAAGTTCTACTTACGACCATCCGCGGGATCCCGGCACTGAGCGGGCACGATACACATACTAA
- the LOC141003857 gene encoding RNA-binding protein 4.1-like isoform X2: protein MVKIFIGNLSPDTTSDELRSLFSQYGKIAECTIVKNFGFVHMDDKAEAEEAISNLHHYELNGQPMNVELSRGKSRGSTKLHVGNIACTNQELRAKFEEFGSVLECDIVKNYAFVHMDRMEDAMEAINQLDNTAFKGELLGWA, encoded by the coding sequence ATGGTGAAAATATTCATCGGAAATTTGTCCCCAGACACAACATCAGATGAACTTCGCTCCCTCTTCTCCCAATATGGCAAGATTGCAGAATGCACTATTGTCAAGAACTTTGGCTTTGTGCACATGGATGAcaaagcagaggcagaggaagCCATCAGCAACCTCCACCATTATGAGCTAAATGGCCAACCCATGAACGTCGAATTGAGCCGTGGCAAGTCAAGAGGATCCACTAAACTGCATGTTGGCAACATTGCCTGTACCAACCAGGAGCTAAGGGCCAAGTTTGAAGAGTTCGGTTCTGTGTTGGAGTGTGACATAGTAAAAAACTATGCTTTTGTTCACATGGACCGAATGGAGGATGCAATGGAGGCCATTAATCAGTTAGACAACACAGCTTTTAAAGGTGAACTCTTGGGCTGGGCTTAA